The Fluviispira sanaruensis sequence TCGGATGGTATGATATTCCGATGAGACATGGATTGAGTATGGGAGAACTTGGATATTATTTTAAAGATCATGATAATTTAAAATTGGATTATCAAGTAATTCCAGTTGATTTACTTAACAGAAAAACTAAATTAAGCGAATTAAAAAAATTAAAATGGGCAATGCCTTCCCCCAATATTCCTTGCTGGGAATCTGCATTCTTTTTCCCTGCTTTTGTTTCTTTGGAAGGAACCAATGTAAGTGAAGGCAGAGGAAGTACAATTCCATTTCAATTGATTGGAGCACCATGGCTTGATGTGCAAAAATGTATTTCCTTTCTTAAAGAAATTAGTTCTCTATATCTATATGACTCAAGTCAAAATAACTCTCTTTTTATGCGCGAGCATCATTTTAGACCAACTTTTAATAAGTACATGGGTGAGATTTGTAATGGCATTCAATTTCACGTCAGTGTCCCAGAAAATATAAATCTTTTTGCTCTTGGCATGTGCTTTATCCATTTCTGCTGCCACGCCCATCCCAAAGATTTTAAATGGAGTGCGCCAGGATATGAATATAATTTCAAAGATTTGCCTATTAACCTTATTCTTGGCAAAGAACAATGGTATGATCATTTTGAAAACGCTAAGTCGCAAAGTAACAGTGAAAATCTGAAAACCCTTTTAGAAACAACGAAACAAGATGAATTTGGTTTTATGAAGGATTTATCAAGATTTTTAATTTATCGGGAATAGGAATCCATGTCTAGACATAAATTTTCTAAATCCTCAATGTCTAATCTATCCAAATTTTCCTTAGACAAAAGTTATTTATTTTTCTTAATTATATTTTCCATTTTTTATGCTTCAACAAAATCTTTATATGATATTATAAATTGGACAAAAGATTTTCAAAGTTATTTTGATAAAAACATAATTATAAGTAACATTTCATCGCCAACAAGCCTGCATATATTTCTATTACTTGTTAGTTCGTTTATTGCCACATT is a genomic window containing:
- a CDS encoding exo-beta-N-acetylmuramidase NamZ family protein yields the protein MNPAIDKLEIEFDLLKDLKKVGIVSNQTSASTKFIPSTEMIYNAAKKTDNCKVTTVFGPQHGYRQTEQDNMKETPDDFYKFSDGHKVPLFSLYSDTREPQREQLENVDTLVIDLQDIGCRVYTYMLTLAACMRAAAKYNKKIVVFDRANPLGLGFQNHKNEWQLVEGNRLEKKWLSFVGWYDIPMRHGLSMGELGYYFKDHDNLKLDYQVIPVDLLNRKTKLSELKKLKWAMPSPNIPCWESAFFFPAFVSLEGTNVSEGRGSTIPFQLIGAPWLDVQKCISFLKEISSLYLYDSSQNNSLFMREHHFRPTFNKYMGEICNGIQFHVSVPENINLFALGMCFIHFCCHAHPKDFKWSAPGYEYNFKDLPINLILGKEQWYDHFENAKSQSNSENLKTLLETTKQDEFGFMKDLSRFLIYRE